From a single Azospirillum fermentarium genomic region:
- the parE gene encoding DNA topoisomerase IV subunit B, with protein MSDLFENTGRTDGTYSAQDIEVLEGLEPVRRRPGMYIGGTDDRALHHLVAEVLDNAMDEAVAGFASRIDLELASDGTVTVRDNGRGIPVDDHPKYPGKSALEVILTTLHSGGKFSNKVYQTSGGLHGVGLSVVNALTDKLRVEVARDRQLYTQDYSRGAPQGPLARQGAVNNRRGTTVRFHPDPEIFGEQARFEPHRLYRLARSKAYLFRGVEIRWSCDPVLLASDAATPAQETLHFPGGLRDYLTAALKGRKTLTPSPFAGEVEFPNGQGRVEWAVAWPEDDEGFSHTYCNTVPTPQGGTHEAGLRTALTRGVKGYGELTNNKRAGQITADDVIGECCVLLSVFIREPHFQGQTKDKLVTQEAQKLVEAAVKDHFDHWLSGDPAAANALLERLIEKAEERARRKQVKDTARKTATRRLRLPGKLADCSRNNADGTELFLVEGDSAGGSAKQARNRETQAILPLRGKILNVASASADKMKANQELNDLVQALGCGVGKDFSTDKLRYERVIIMTDADVDGAHIASLLMTFFYREMPDLIHQGHLYLALPPLYRLSHGGKSLYARDDAHKDELMARLFKGKKVDISRFKGLGEMMPQQLKETTMDPSRRTLLRVVVPNPADPEEKAEADRTRSLVESLMGRRPELRFQFIQDNAKFVSDIDV; from the coding sequence ATGAGCGATCTTTTCGAGAACACCGGCCGCACCGATGGCACTTACTCCGCCCAGGACATCGAGGTTCTGGAGGGGCTGGAACCGGTGCGCCGCCGCCCCGGCATGTATATCGGCGGCACCGACGACCGCGCCCTGCACCATCTGGTGGCCGAGGTGCTGGACAACGCCATGGACGAGGCGGTGGCGGGTTTCGCCAGCCGCATCGACCTGGAGCTGGCATCCGACGGCACGGTGACGGTGCGCGACAACGGCCGCGGCATCCCGGTGGACGATCACCCCAAGTACCCCGGCAAATCGGCGCTGGAGGTGATCCTGACCACGCTGCATTCGGGCGGCAAGTTCTCCAATAAGGTTTATCAGACGTCGGGCGGCCTGCACGGCGTCGGGCTGTCGGTTGTGAACGCGCTGACCGACAAGCTGCGGGTCGAGGTGGCGCGCGACCGCCAGCTCTACACCCAGGATTACAGCCGCGGCGCACCCCAGGGGCCGCTGGCCCGCCAGGGTGCCGTCAACAACCGCCGCGGCACCACCGTGCGCTTTCACCCCGATCCCGAGATCTTCGGCGAACAGGCCCGCTTCGAACCCCACCGGCTCTACCGGCTGGCACGGTCGAAGGCGTACCTGTTTCGCGGCGTGGAAATCCGCTGGAGCTGCGATCCGGTTCTGCTGGCTTCCGACGCCGCCACGCCGGCGCAGGAGACTCTGCATTTTCCCGGCGGCCTGCGCGATTACCTGACCGCGGCGTTGAAGGGGCGCAAGACCCTCACCCCCTCCCCCTTCGCGGGCGAGGTGGAGTTCCCCAACGGCCAGGGCCGCGTGGAATGGGCGGTGGCATGGCCGGAGGATGACGAGGGCTTCTCCCACACCTATTGCAACACCGTGCCCACCCCCCAGGGCGGCACCCACGAGGCGGGCCTGCGCACGGCGCTCACCCGCGGGGTGAAGGGCTATGGCGAGCTGACCAACAACAAGCGGGCCGGGCAGATCACCGCCGACGACGTGATCGGCGAATGCTGCGTGCTGCTGTCGGTGTTCATCCGCGAACCCCATTTCCAGGGCCAGACCAAGGACAAGCTGGTCACGCAGGAAGCGCAGAAGCTGGTGGAAGCGGCGGTCAAGGACCACTTCGACCACTGGCTGTCCGGCGATCCCGCCGCCGCCAACGCGCTGCTGGAACGTCTGATCGAAAAGGCCGAGGAGCGCGCCCGGCGCAAGCAGGTGAAGGACACGGCGCGCAAGACCGCCACCCGCCGCCTGCGCCTGCCCGGGAAGCTGGCCGACTGCTCCCGCAACAACGCCGACGGCACCGAACTGTTCCTGGTGGAGGGTGACTCGGCGGGCGGCTCGGCCAAGCAGGCGCGCAACCGCGAGACCCAGGCCATCCTGCCCCTGCGCGGCAAGATCCTGAACGTGGCCAGCGCGTCCGCCGACAAGATGAAGGCCAACCAGGAACTGAACGATCTGGTGCAGGCGCTGGGCTGCGGCGTGGGGAAGGATTTCTCCACCGACAAGCTGCGGTACGAGCGGGTCATCATCATGACCGACGCCGACGTGGACGGCGCCCACATCGCATCGCTGCTGATGACCTTCTTCTACCGGGAAATGCCGGATCTGATTCATCAGGGACATCTTTACCTGGCGCTGCCGCCGCTCTACCGTCTGAGCCACGGGGGCAAGTCGCTCTATGCCCGCGACGACGCCCACAAGGACGAGCTGATGGCCCGGCTGTTCAAGGGCAAGAAAGTGGACATCAGCCGTTTCAAAGGCTTGGGCGAGATGATGCCGCAGCAGTTGAAGGAAACCACCATGGACCCGTCGCGGCGCACGCTGCTGCGGGTGGTGGTGCCCAACCCCGCCGATCCCGAGGAAAAGGCCGAGGCCGACCGCACCCGGTCGCTGGTGGAAAGCCTGATGGGCCGCCGCCCCGAACTGCGGTTCCAGTTCATTCAGGACAATGCCAAGTTCGTCAGCGACATCGACGTGTGA
- a CDS encoding histidine phosphatase family protein, which produces MDGSTDRRIIILARHGRVAPSTRRFGGPAAFRDFLAAYDRAPLDPSRPPPPDLAALAGGSATVFASSLPRSLASAAVLAPGRPARSLPLFDEAPLPVPSLPLHLPMVAWTVVARALWLAGAGGCESAAAVRDRAAQACTVLEDAVAAGPVFLAGHGWMNRLLSHTLTHRGWRVLETTGHGPWSRRVLAAPSNGQEADR; this is translated from the coding sequence ATGGATGGTTCCACGGATCGCCGGATCATCATTCTGGCCCGCCATGGCCGGGTGGCTCCGTCCACCCGGCGCTTTGGCGGCCCGGCCGCGTTCCGGGATTTCTTGGCCGCCTATGACCGGGCGCCGCTGGACCCATCGCGCCCGCCACCACCGGATCTGGCGGCGCTGGCCGGTGGCTCCGCGACGGTGTTTGCAAGCTCTCTGCCCCGCTCGCTGGCCTCGGCGGCGGTGCTGGCGCCCGGACGCCCGGCCCGCTCCCTGCCCCTGTTTGACGAAGCCCCGCTTCCGGTCCCATCCCTGCCACTCCATCTTCCCATGGTGGCCTGGACCGTTGTGGCCCGCGCCCTCTGGCTGGCGGGCGCCGGCGGGTGTGAGAGTGCCGCCGCCGTCCGGGACCGGGCCGCCCAGGCCTGCACCGTTCTGGAAGACGCGGTGGCGGCGGGACCGGTGTTTCTGGCCGGGCATGGGTGGATGAACCGCCTGCTTTCCCATACCCTGACCCACCGGGGATGGCGGGTGCTGGAGACGACGGGGCACGGCCCATGGTCCCGCCGGGTTCTGGCCGCCCCGTCGAACGGGCAGGAGGCAGACCGATGA
- a CDS encoding glycine-rich domain-containing protein, with translation MDAVEKLTNLDLRFIVDQLAQQGIERERATQATEKYRLFLMAAARNPPTPLVPTKEVDAAWHTHMLNPLRYVTMCQEIFGHILDHDPTVYGTEAYERAWTETRALVAYGAEMPESPYGVKADGAACYLSQPAAVKAEGAACYLSRPVAVQAEGAACYLSQPAAVQAQGAACYLSRPVGTA, from the coding sequence ATGGATGCCGTTGAAAAGCTCACGAACCTGGATCTGCGCTTCATCGTCGATCAACTGGCCCAGCAGGGGATCGAGCGGGAACGGGCCACGCAGGCCACCGAAAAATACCGCCTGTTCCTGATGGCCGCCGCCAGGAATCCGCCGACGCCGCTGGTCCCCACCAAGGAGGTCGATGCCGCGTGGCACACCCACATGCTGAACCCGCTGCGGTACGTTACCATGTGCCAGGAGATTTTCGGCCACATCCTGGATCACGACCCCACCGTCTATGGCACCGAAGCCTATGAGCGGGCTTGGACTGAGACGCGCGCGTTGGTGGCCTATGGTGCTGAAATGCCGGAAAGCCCCTATGGGGTGAAGGCTGACGGTGCCGCGTGCTATTTGTCCCAGCCGGCGGCGGTGAAGGCCGAGGGTGCGGCCTGCTACCTGTCCCGGCCGGTGGCGGTGCAGGCCGAGGGTGCGGCGTGCTATTTGTCCCAGCCGGCGGCGGTGCAGGCCCAAGGGGCGGCGTGCTACCTGTCCCGGCCCGTCGGCACGGCGTAA